Genomic DNA from Carnobacterium divergens DSM 20623:
GTCTTCAATAGCAATCAATTCAGCAATTTTTGGAAACTTATTGCCTTGTTCTTTCACACACTCAATTAAATTAGTTAAATCTGGTAATAATTGATTCGTTACTTCTGTACCCGTCTTCATACTAGATACATTACTTTCTCCTAAAGAAACTTGTTGACCTTTGTTTACTTCAACTGATTGGATACCAGATATAGCGTTTGTAGCAGCGCCACTATCAGATGCAATATGACCCATAAAAAAAATCATCCTCTTTTATTATTTTTCAAAAAGATACACAAACACTTCTTTTTTTACTTTATTGATTCTTAAAAAAACGAACGTCCTCCTATAAAAAGAATAACATTTTATACAGTATCTTGTCTATTTTATTTGATACATGATACATTTTCTTATATTAAAAAATGACTATTAACGACTTTTAATTCTTGAATACAAAAATACTCTCAAAAACCTTCTAGGCATTGAGAGCATTCTTTACTTCTTATATTCATCAAACTTCTTTACTCTTTTTAACATACTTTCTTCACATTTTGTAAGTATACTAAAAGAGTAGTAAGGATGACACACATTCTTACCTAAAGCCAAACCACAAACTAACTTTTTTATTTTCATTACAACTCCTCCAAAAAAATAAAAGAATATTAAAAGACCGTTCAATTGAACGGTCTCAGGTAGTAGCTACATTAATTAATAGGGCTTCTTATTACTACCCTAAATTTGTTAGATAATTCCCCATACAACAACACTCTCCAAGAAAAAACCTCACTACTTATGGTAGGGTTCCCCCTTCATAATCCGATACCCTCGATAAACCTGCTCCACCAATACCAACCGCATCAACTGATGAGGCAATGTCATTTTCCCAAAGGAAATTTGTGTATTGCTGCGTTTCAGAACCGCGTCACTCAGACCCAATGATCCGCCAATCACAAATACCAACTGACTTTTTCCACTAATCCCTAGTTGATCGATTTCTTTTGAAAATTCTTCAGAAGTACGTTGTTTTCCTTCAATTGCTAAAGCAAATACATAGGCATTTTCTGGAATTTTACTTAAAATACGCTCGCCTTCTTTTTCTTTTACTTGAATCATTTCAGCTGCACTCAATTTTTCTGGTGCTTTTTCATCAGGTACTTCAATCAATTCGATTTTACAATACGCTCCCAGACGCTTCACGTATTCCTCAATTCCCATTTTTAAATATTTTTCTTTTAATTTTCCCACACTAATTATTTTGATATTCACAGCTTTTCTCCTTTAATCACAGGTTATCCACAGAAGTTATCCACATGTCCACAATTTCATATCATGATTTGGTAGGCGAACAGAAATTCGCCACCATATATATGGGTTGACTTTTGCAATACGTACATTTTGTTTGATCGTTATCCACAGGTGTAAACTGCTCTAATACAGGCATCTCAAAACCTGTATAAACAGCGTCATCCAGCGCTTCTTCAATGTGTTCTTGGCAAGCATAAATCGATTTCATCCACAGGACCTCCTTTTTTTTGTGGATAAGTTATACACTCCACAATCCTACTATCTTTCATTTTACAGTACTTATCCCCAATGTTCATTACTTTTTTGATTTTCTTATCCACAATTTTCTTTAAATGACTGTTTTTCTCAGAATAGTCGTTTGTGAACAATTAGATTTATGATACAATCATAGTAATTCATTTATTGTTTTAAAGGAGGTTTTTATCATCATAAAAGAACGAATCACGTACTTATCTCATAATCAGGAAACACTTATTTCAGCAAGTATCTGGCGACCCCTTGGTGCACCAAAAGCTATTTTGCAAATTAGTCACGGTATGGCTGAATTTATTGATCGGTATGATGATTTTGCTCGTTATCTATCAGAAAATCAATTTCTTGTAGTCGGAAATGATCATTTAGGACATGGCAACTCTGTTGCTGCAGTTGAAGATCGTGGGTATTTTTCAAAAGGAAACGGCAAGCAGCATGTGGTTGAGGATATTAAGAAGCTCCATGATTTAATTAAAATGGACTACCCTCATTTGCCTTATTTTTTAATGGGGCATAGCATGGGCTCCTTTATTGTTCGTAACTTTCTTCAGCAATATGGAGATACAATAGATGGCGCAATTTTAATGGGGACTAGTGGTCCAAAGCCTGAATTAAACTTTATTTTAAGTCCTTTAACTTTATTAAATAAAATAAGTCCTAAAACACGCAATCCACTTGTGGATAAATTAGCTTTTGGCAGTTTTAGCTCTTATTTTGAAGAAACCGGTTCTGATTTTAATTGGTTGTCAAAAAACCAACAGAATGTCGCTTGGTATGAAGAGCATCCTCAAACGGGTTTTATTTTTACAAACAATGGCTTTTTAACGCTCTTCACGTTACTCAACGATGGCACCAAAAAAGGATGGGCAACTACTATTCCAACTGAGCTTCCTATTTTAGTAATTTCTGGGGATCAGGATCCAGTTGGTGGTATGGGAAAAGGCGTTCGAAAGGTCTTTCATGAGTTGGAAGACGCGCAATTTACAGACATTACCCTTTGCACGTACCCTGAATTGCGTCATGAGATTTTAATGGAAGACTCTTACTTGCTTGTCTATCAAGATTTACTAAATTGGCTGAATAGACATCTTTAAATAGAAAAAGACCTAAATCAATCAAGATTTAGGTCTTTTGTATTTTAAAGGCTTTTTGAAGCTTCCATCGTAACATTAGCCGTTGCTTCTTTACCATCTCGGTAATATTTCACATCAACTTTGTCCCCAACTTTTAAGTTATAAATTACTTTTCTTAGAGACACATTGTCAGTCACTGGTGTGCCATTGATTTCAACAATTGTGTCGTATTGTTTTAAACCAGCTTTTTCTGCTGCTGAGTTCGTTTGTACATCCGTAATAACGACACCTTCTGTTACTTTTTCAGGTAATTTAAGCACACGCTCTTGTTGTTGTGCAGAAATTTGTGATAGATCACGAAGCGAAACGCCTAATACTGGACGAACGATTTCGCCATTTTTCTCTAATTCGCTAATAATTTTCACAACGTCGTTACTTGGAATCGCAAAGCCCATTCCTTCAACTGTGTCTTGTGAAATTTTCATTGAATTGATTCCGATGACTTGTCCTGCGATGTTGATTAGAGCCCCACCAGAGTTTCCTGGGTTGATTGCAGCATCTGTTTGGATAGCGGTCATATCCCAATCTTCTACGCCATCTTCGTTAATGTCCATTGCAACGGTTCTGTTTTTCGCAGAAATAATTCCTTGTGTGACAGAAGTCGCAAAGTTTGTTCCAAGAGGAGAGCCGATTGCGATTGCTGGTTCACCAACTTTAATGCTGTCTGAATCACCAAATGTCGCTACCGTTTTCACCTTTTCAGAAGGAATGGATAGAACTGCTAAATCAGTCCAAACATCCGATCCAATAACTTTAGCTTGAACCTTGGTGCCATCTTTTAAAATAACTTCAACAGCATCTGAACCGTTGATTACATGGTTATTTGTTACAACATAAGCCGTATCGCCATCTTTTTTATAGATAACGCCACTACCTTCACTTGTTGTTTCTAAATTTGAACTATCGTTGCTTTTAGATTGGCTGTAATCCCCACCAAGCATTCCTTGTTGGTTTTGTTTTTGCATATTCGCTACTGAAACTACAGCATCTTCTACTTGCTCAACAGCTTTTGTTGTATCTGTCGTTACGTTCGCTTTGACATTACTCGTCACAACGTTGCCTTTATTGGTTGTAGTGTCTGGTACTGAGCTATTATCTTTTGGTAAATATGAAAAGGCTAATCCACCACCGACTAAAGCGATAATCAAACCACCAATTAGTCCACCGATTAAGCCACTCTTCCAAGAACCACCAGACTTACGTGGTGAATTCGTTGTTGGTTCTTTTGGCGGACGACCGCCACCATTTCCGCCGTTTCCTGTTGTCGAAGAGTTTGATGTTGCTCTTTTTGGTGTCTCTTTTTGTGTTTCCCGTGAAACATTTGCAGCAGATTCTTGCGATATTTTAGCTTCATTTTCTGAACTTACGAATTCATTTTTTTCTACTTCTGTTTGATTATTTTCTTCTGGAATAAGATTTCCATTTGCATCGTATCTCACTTTTCATCCACCTCTTTAGTTGTATTTTATACTCTTAGTTTACCTTTAATTTTTGAATTTTATATGAATATTATAGGAAAAAATAAGCTATTCTTCTATTAATTCTATCACAATTTCTTCAAAATCGATAAGGTTTCACATTATTTTTTGGTATTAAAAAAATCTCTGACATAAGGTTACTTATGCAGAGACTTTATTTTATACATTAAATAACGGAGAGGCTACTTCTGGGTCTGTATCATAAACACTAAAGGTTTCATTAACGCCTGTCCCTTTTTCTTTTAAAATATCCGTTGCCGTCATATGTGCCAATTCTTTAATATTGTTATCCTTGCTTAAATGTCCTAAATAAATTCGCTTGGTTGCGTCACCTAATACATCTGCCATGGCAATTGCGCCATCTTCATTTGACAAATGACCTTTATCGCCTAAAATACGCTGTTTTAAAGACCACGGGTATTGACCCATTCTAAGCATCTCTAAATCATGATTGCTTTCAAAAAGATACGCATCTGCATTTTGAATCACACCGCGCATACGGTCACTTACATAACCTGTATCTGTTAACATTGCAAAACGTTTATTATTTTTATGGAAGCAATAAAATTGTGGTTCCACTGCATCATGAGAAACGCCGAAGCTTTCCACGTCAATGTCACCGATTGTCATTACTTTTCCCATTTCAAAAATATGTTTTTGTTCTGTTTTGACTTCGCCAATAATAGGGGACATCGCTGCCCAGGTTTTTTCATTTGCATATACGTCAAGCTTGTATTTGCGAGCCAAGACGCCTACTCCGTGAATATGGTCACGATGTTCATGTGTAACCAATATCCCATCAACATCTGCAATATCGCGATCAATTTGTTTCATTAATTCGGTTACTTTTTTCCCACTTAACCCACTGTCTACCAATAATCGTTGATTGGCGGACTCTATATACGTCACATTTCCTGAGCTGCCACTCGCTAGAATACTGACTTTTAATCCTTGATTATTCTCCATCATCATGAAACTAGTGCCTCCTCAATCTATCTTCTATAGTTTACATCAAAAATGGAGGAATGCAAATAAGGAAAGATGATATTTAACTAAAAAGACAAGCTTCCCAATTAGGAAACTTGTCTTTCTATTCCATAGCACTATCCGTCGCTTCATCTGCTGAATCGGTTGCATCTGTTCGATTAGACATATCTTTGATGATTGAACCATCAATTGCATTTACGAGTTTTATTTTCACTTCATTGGATGTTTTCACTTCAACATACCAAATAGGTCCATAAATGCTCAAATCTTCCAACCCCAATGTACGATGATAACTTAAAATTGGTTTGCGAATTTCGCTGTTTGCTTGAACTTCACTATTTTGGTAAAGCAACTCGACCGCTCGTTTTTCTGAAATCAGCTCACGACTTTTTCCGGTTACTTTAACTGGACCAGCGTAAGTTTGTTCATAAGAAATAATTCGGTTGTCATTGTCTAAATGGAAGGTGATCTGACCCGTTCCATCCGTAATCGGAATATTGTTAGCAACTTGTGTGTATACTAGCTCTTTTTTGTCTGGTGTGAATTTAAAATATTGATACTCACTACCAAATAAAATTTGATCATTTTTAATAAATTCATCAACTTTTGCTAAATCAGACCGCTTAAACTCACGTCCTGCTGGCATCAATTCAAAAGAGCTCGTTAAAATACTGTATAGCAAATTGCTGCTTTCCATCCGTTTCACAGTTTGTTTATTTAATTTTGATAAATTTTGTTCTAAAAGATCTTCATTTTCAGCTTTGACAAAAGGAACAGCTATCTTTTCATCTGATAGCTTCGCTGGAACTTCGATGGATTCCTTCTTCATTTCTTCTAAAGTATTGATTTTTAAACTACTATCATTTTGGTAAGAAATGGTTTTATTTTTATCCAAATAGGAAGACAGCAAAAAGATATTTAAGCATAGAAATGTAATGGTGAAAATAATTTCTATTCGTTTAAAGTCCATCTGTAGTCCCCCCTTTTTGGCTAATTAAACTTTCTGCGTTTAACCAGACTCCATTGATACATGCATACCAACTCGGTTCAAGATCGACAACACGACTGGATTCTTTACTGTTGGTCCAACAATACCCAATTTCAAGCCCTTCGATTTGTTCATTTTCAATTCCAACTTGATTCAAAGACGCTAAGATATCCGTACCTTTTACTAATTGTTTCTCATCTTCTTTATCAGATAAAGGGGTTTGGGCAACAATTAAAGGGACTTGCAATTGAGATAATCCATTTTCGGCAACGGTTATATAGGTCGCTCCCATGTCATCTTCATTTGTACTATTTTGAGTGGTATTGCTAAAGATTGGATAGCCTTCAATATAACGTCGGTAAATGGCTTGTTGTTTTTGATTATTGTAATTAAAGTAATGAACTGCCCCAGGCCAGTTTTCGTATTTTTGTAGCTCATAGAAGCTGCTTTTCAGCATATCGACTAAATCAAATTTATTCGTGGTTGTTCGATTACGATAATACGATAAAATATTGGTGGACTGCCTTACTTTCATTCGACTAATATTATCATTGAACTGCTCATAACCAGCCTCTGCTGTTGACTCTTTTACTTCAGAGGTATCATCGAACAAACGATAAATAAAGAAACTATTCGGTTGTGTTTCTACCATATAAGCGTATTGCGGCAATTTCACTTCTTCAGTTGGCAGATAAACATACTTGCTTCCCAATTTTTGAAGGGCAACTGCTGTGTAGTTTTTATCACTCCCATTTAAGAGCTCACTCATTTTTTTCTTATCTGCATTTTCTAACTCGCCAGAATAAATTTTCTGTTCGCGGTCATTGTAAAAATGAATGATTGTTGGATTATCTAATGAAATCGTAATTCTTTGGAAGGTTTCATTTTTATAGACATTTGCTAGTTTCCCAAAAAACTTACTGAATAACCCGAATGGCAATTCATTAGGAAAAACAAGTTCAACATTATTATTTTCTGAGAGTTTTTCAGTGTACTCCTCTCCTGAATATACTTCTGAAGAATCGATTGAAGCAAATGACCAGGTCGCAAATTCTTTGTTAAAATTTCTCATTATTTCAGTATCTACCGTCAATTCCTTCGTGTTGTTTTTATGGAGAACAACCATTGTCGGAACAAATACTTCATTGTCTTTTCTAGAAACAGTAATTTCTGATAGTTTATTTGTGTTGCTATTTGCTTTTTTTTCATCTTTTCCTGGCATTGTCCAAATCGCCCAGGTTAATACTAAGCTTAGAGCAACTAGAAAAATCAAAAATCCTCGAATAAAATGTATGCTTTTCATTCCCATTCATCCTCCTCATATGGAACATAAGGTAAGGCAATGAAAAAGGTTGATCCTACATTTTCAGCACTTTCTAACCAAATTTTCCCGCCATGTTTTTGCACAACTTCTTTTGAAATTGCTAAACCTAGCCCTGTTCCACCCATTGATCTAGCACGGGCTTTATCTACTCTAAAGAAACGGTCAAAGACATGCGGAATATCCTTTTTAGGAACTCCTAAGCCTTCGTCGGCTATGCTTAAAACAACACTATTATGTGTTTCTACTAAGCGGCACGTAATGGTTCCTCCTGCTGGAGAATACTTGATAGCGTTATTCATAATATTATCCATTACTTGAATCATTTTATCCGCATCAACTTCAACCCATAAATCACGTTTGGTAAATTCACGTTTAATGACAAAAGGTTTTTCAGGTTTGTCATTGGATTGAATCATCATATCAAACCGATTTAGCACATGGCTAAACAATTCATTGATATTGACATATTCCAATGAAAGAACATCTTTTCCTGCATCCATTCGCGAAAGATTTAGCAAATCACTAATCATGCGGATCATGCGATCTGTTTCCTCTTGAGTGACTGCTAAGAATTTAGGTGCGATTTCAGGATCTTTCCAAGCCCCATCATTCAAAGCTTCTAAATAACTTCTCATACTGGTTAATGGCGTTCTCAATTCATGAGAAACATTTGATACAAAATCACGACGTTCGCGCTCTACTTTTTCTTGTTCCGTAATATCATGTAACACACAAACCAAACCGCTAATAAATCCAGTCTCTCTTTGAATCAATGAAAATTCACCACGTAAAGTCACTTCATTCTCTTCTGTTGAGAAATCCAATATCAACTCTTCTTGTGTTTCTAACAACTGACGGAACGTAAAATGATGCTCGATTTTTAGAATTTCTAAAATAGAGCGTCCTAAAGCGTAATCTTGTGTTAAATTCAGTAAATCCAACGCTGTTTCGTTGATAATAACGACTTTCCCACGACGATCTGTAGCCACAACACCATCTGACATATGTGCTAGTACACCATCTAACCTGCGTCTCTCCGCTTCTGTCGATTCTTGTGCTTCTTCTACTTTTGTAGAAAGGTTATTAACAGCCAGTGACAACTGACCAAGTTCATCTTGTCCGTAAATCTTCACTTGACCAGAATAATCCCCTTCAGCCATTTGAATCGCTTGTTTTTTCATTTCGGAAATAGGTTTCGTTATTGCCCGGGAAATAAACAGCGCTAAAATGACTGTAACCACCGCTGCAATCATTGATGCTCTAAAGAAAATAATCGTAATATCGTTAATTTGATCGTATACTGATTCAATATTCGACTCTAAATTAATGACTCCTAACACTTTATTATCGTCTGAAATAATCGGTACAACCAATTTCCAAACACGTTCATTTGTGCTTTCGTCTGAATACTGCCTTGTTATTTCACTTCCAACTAACAATGCCTGCTTAACATCAAAGTCAGTAGATTTGCGACCTACCATATTTTCTTGGTAATCACTTGTACCAACAATATAATATTTCCCATCTATCACTTCTGCTTTAATTACATTTTTAGCCGAGAAATCCGTTAATAATCTCCTAACATCCGATTCAAAATTTTTGGAATCGGGCTTTTTTAATAAGGGTTGCAGATTGTTATCCAAAAATCCCACTCTTAACCTCATTTGTTCTTGAAAATTATCAACCATTTGTGTTTCCAATTGTCCGACAAAATAAGCGCCAATGATTTCTAGCGCTACGATTAGCAGAAATACAAATACAATAACAATTTTAAAATGGATGGATTGAAAAATTTTAATTCGTTTATTCATGAACGATTACTCCTGTTCAGGGTTTCTCAAATAGTACCCAACACCACGTCTTGTTACTAACCAAGCTGGGTGGCTAGGATTGTCTTCAATTTTTTCTCTTAAACGTCTCACGGTTACATCGACTGTTCGAACGTCACCAAAATAGTCATATCCCCAAACCGTTTGCAACAAATGTTCTCTTGTCATGACTTGTCCTAGATGTTTTGCTAAATAGTGCAGCAATTCAAATTCGCGATGCGTCAATTCAATTTTTTCGCCACGTTTTGAAACAATATAAGCATCTGGATGAACCGTTAAAGCACCAACTTCAATCTCATTGTTGTCTTCTTCTTCCACCACCGCTGTTCCAATTGAACCGTGTCTTCTTAAGTTTGCTTTAACACGTGCCACTAATTCACGGTTTGAAAAAGGCTTCGTAACATAGTCATCTGCTCCTAATTCAAGTCCTAAAACCTTATCGATTTCTGAATCTTTAGCTGTTACCATAATAATCGGCATATCATAATTTTTACGAACTTCACGACAAACTTCCAAACCGTCTACTTTTGGCAACATTAAATCTAACAGAATTAAATCTGGTTCCACATCTGGTACCATCGCTAACGCTTCTTCTCCATCATAAGCTGTAAAAACTTCATATCCTTCTTTAGTTAAATTAAATTTCACAATATCTGAAATCGGCTTCTCATCATCTACTACTAATATTTTTTTCATATTGTAACCCTCCTTGGATTCAATAAAACGTTTAATACGGATGGCAAATTTTGCGTTCAGCTTAAAGATAACTATGCATTTTTTTGCCCAGTAAGCTCATCCTATCCTCCATTATACCTAACCAGTGTAGGAAGTGCAAAATTTTCATAAAATTAGCAAATCAATAACTCTATTCTTATCTAAAAATATCCGCAATTAAAATAAAAACCCGTGATTTTCAAGTTGAAAATCACGGGTTTTTTAGTTTTATTTATCTAATTCATTTTTTAATTTATCTGCAATAAACTCAACATCGGTTCCAACAATAACCTGAACAGCTGTTTCGTTGATTTTCACAACACCACGTGCTCCTGCTTTTTTCAACGCTTGCTCGTTCACAATACTTGTATCTTTCATTTGTAAACGCAAACGAGTCGTACAATTGTCGATACTTGTGAAATTATCAGGTCCGCCAAGTGCCGTAATATACTTAGCTGCCATAATGTCGTATTTATCTCCTGTTGGAGCCACATCATTTTCAGAAGTACCTAACCCCGCCACTGCTGTTTGAACGCCTGCATTTGGAAC
This window encodes:
- the rlmH gene encoding 23S rRNA (pseudouridine(1915)-N(3))-methyltransferase RlmH, with translation MNIKIISVGKLKEKYLKMGIEEYVKRLGAYCKIELIEVPDEKAPEKLSAAEMIQVKEKEGERILSKIPENAYVFALAIEGKQRTSEEFSKEIDQLGISGKSQLVFVIGGSLGLSDAVLKRSNTQISFGKMTLPHQLMRLVLVEQVYRGYRIMKGEPYHK
- a CDS encoding CxxH/CxxC protein; this translates as MKSIYACQEHIEEALDDAVYTGFEMPVLEQFTPVDNDQTKCTYCKSQPIYMVANFCSPTKS
- a CDS encoding alpha/beta hydrolase → MWRPLGAPKAILQISHGMAEFIDRYDDFARYLSENQFLVVGNDHLGHGNSVAAVEDRGYFSKGNGKQHVVEDIKKLHDLIKMDYPHLPYFLMGHSMGSFIVRNFLQQYGDTIDGAILMGTSGPKPELNFILSPLTLLNKISPKTRNPLVDKLAFGSFSSYFEETGSDFNWLSKNQQNVAWYEEHPQTGFIFTNNGFLTLFTLLNDGTKKGWATTIPTELPILVISGDQDPVGGMGKGVRKVFHELEDAQFTDITLCTYPELRHEILMEDSYLLVYQDLLNWLNRHL
- a CDS encoding S1C family serine protease, with the translated sequence MGGLIGGLIIALVGGGLAFSYLPKDNSSVPDTTTNKGNVVTSNVKANVTTDTTKAVEQVEDAVVSVANMQKQNQQGMLGGDYSQSKSNDSSNLETTSEGSGVIYKKDGDTAYVVTNNHVINGSDAVEVILKDGTKVQAKVIGSDVWTDLAVLSIPSEKVKTVATFGDSDSIKVGEPAIAIGSPLGTNFATSVTQGIISAKNRTVAMDINEDGVEDWDMTAIQTDAAINPGNSGGALINIAGQVIGINSMKISQDTVEGMGFAIPSNDVVKIISELEKNGEIVRPVLGVSLRDLSQISAQQQERVLKLPEKVTEGVVITDVQTNSAAEKAGLKQYDTIVEINGTPVTDNVSLRKVIYNLKVGDKVDVKYYRDGKEATANVTMEASKSL
- a CDS encoding MBL fold metallo-hydrolase; the encoded protein is MMENNQGLKVSILASGSSGNVTYIESANQRLLVDSGLSGKKVTELMKQIDRDIADVDGILVTHEHRDHIHGVGVLARKYKLDVYANEKTWAAMSPIIGEVKTEQKHIFEMGKVMTIGDIDVESFGVSHDAVEPQFYCFHKNNKRFAMLTDTGYVSDRMRGVIQNADAYLFESNHDLEMLRMGQYPWSLKQRILGDKGHLSNEDGAIAMADVLGDATKRIYLGHLSKDNNIKELAHMTATDILKEKGTGVNETFSVYDTDPEVASPLFNV
- a CDS encoding two-component system regulatory protein YycI; the protein is MDFKRIEIIFTITFLCLNIFLLSSYLDKNKTISYQNDSSLKINTLEEMKKESIEVPAKLSDEKIAVPFVKAENEDLLEQNLSKLNKQTVKRMESSNLLYSILTSSFELMPAGREFKRSDLAKVDEFIKNDQILFGSEYQYFKFTPDKKELVYTQVANNIPITDGTGQITFHLDNDNRIISYEQTYAGPVKVTGKSRELISEKRAVELLYQNSEVQANSEIRKPILSYHRTLGLEDLSIYGPIWYVEVKTSNEVKIKLVNAIDGSIIKDMSNRTDATDSADEATDSAME
- a CDS encoding YycH family regulatory protein; this translates as MKSIHFIRGFLIFLVALSLVLTWAIWTMPGKDEKKANSNTNKLSEITVSRKDNEVFVPTMVVLHKNNTKELTVDTEIMRNFNKEFATWSFASIDSSEVYSGEEYTEKLSENNNVELVFPNELPFGLFSKFFGKLANVYKNETFQRITISLDNPTIIHFYNDREQKIYSGELENADKKKMSELLNGSDKNYTAVALQKLGSKYVYLPTEEVKLPQYAYMVETQPNSFFIYRLFDDTSEVKESTAEAGYEQFNDNISRMKVRQSTNILSYYRNRTTTNKFDLVDMLKSSFYELQKYENWPGAVHYFNYNNQKQQAIYRRYIEGYPIFSNTTQNSTNEDDMGATYITVAENGLSQLQVPLIVAQTPLSDKEDEKQLVKGTDILASLNQVGIENEQIEGLEIGYCWTNSKESSRVVDLEPSWYACINGVWLNAESLISQKGGTTDGL
- the walK gene encoding cell wall metabolism sensor histidine kinase WalK, with protein sequence MNKRIKIFQSIHFKIVIVFVFLLIVALEIIGAYFVGQLETQMVDNFQEQMRLRVGFLDNNLQPLLKKPDSKNFESDVRRLLTDFSAKNVIKAEVIDGKYYIVGTSDYQENMVGRKSTDFDVKQALLVGSEITRQYSDESTNERVWKLVVPIISDDNKVLGVINLESNIESVYDQINDITIIFFRASMIAAVVTVILALFISRAITKPISEMKKQAIQMAEGDYSGQVKIYGQDELGQLSLAVNNLSTKVEEAQESTEAERRRLDGVLAHMSDGVVATDRRGKVVIINETALDLLNLTQDYALGRSILEILKIEHHFTFRQLLETQEELILDFSTEENEVTLRGEFSLIQRETGFISGLVCVLHDITEQEKVERERRDFVSNVSHELRTPLTSMRSYLEALNDGAWKDPEIAPKFLAVTQEETDRMIRMISDLLNLSRMDAGKDVLSLEYVNINELFSHVLNRFDMMIQSNDKPEKPFVIKREFTKRDLWVEVDADKMIQVMDNIMNNAIKYSPAGGTITCRLVETHNSVVLSIADEGLGVPKKDIPHVFDRFFRVDKARARSMGGTGLGLAISKEVVQKHGGKIWLESAENVGSTFFIALPYVPYEEDEWE
- the yycF gene encoding response regulator YycF, with amino-acid sequence MKKILVVDDEKPISDIVKFNLTKEGYEVFTAYDGEEALAMVPDVEPDLILLDLMLPKVDGLEVCREVRKNYDMPIIMVTAKDSEIDKVLGLELGADDYVTKPFSNRELVARVKANLRRHGSIGTAVVEEEDNNEIEVGALTVHPDAYIVSKRGEKIELTHREFELLHYLAKHLGQVMTREHLLQTVWGYDYFGDVRTVDVTVRRLREKIEDNPSHPAWLVTRRGVGYYLRNPEQE